The sequence TATGCAATTGATATTAACGGAAAAATGAGAGAAGCTGTTCCGGTGAATAAAAACAAAGGAAAACAAGTTTTTGAAGCCATCGAACATAGAAGAGTAGATCCAGGGCTTTTAGAAAGAGTAGAAGGAAACAACTTTAAAACCCGTATTTATCCTATTTTACCCAATAAAGAACGCATTGTAATTATTGGGTACGAACAAGAATTGACGCGTTATGATGCTTCCTTTTTAGGCTATCAAATGGTGAGTGCCTATACTAAGAAAATAGACCATTTCGAATTGGAAGTTTCAGTCGTTGGGTCAAATGAAAAACCAATTATTACCAATGATGGTAAAGAAATTACAATAGAGAAATTCAATACCATTTATCAAGCAAAAATTCAACAAAAGAATTATTTGCCCAATGATAAATTGTTGGTAAAAATTCCAATTACTTCGGCTATTCCAACAGTAATTGCGCAAGCCAATGACAATCAGTATTATTTCTATGCCAATATGAATTTGGAAACTGAGAAGAAAGCAAAAGCGCTACCAAAATCAATCGGTTTGCTTTGGGATGTGTCGTTGAGTAGTGCTAAGCGCGATACAAAAAAAGAATTGGAACTATTGGATGCCTATTTTAAAAAATTAGGCAACGTTGCCGTGAGTTTGTATTTCGTAGGTTTTACTTTCGATAAAAAAGCCGATTTTATGATTACCAATGGAGATTGGTCGGCTTTACGAAGTGTTTTAGAAAAAGTGATGTATGATGGTGGGACTCGTTTTTCGGAAATTAGTTTTCCTAAAAATGACGAAATACTATTTTTTACCGATGGTTTGTCTACGTTGAGTGACGCTACTTTACCCGAAACCAAACAAGCGGTGTACACGATTACTTCTTCCGTTACGGCTGATTATGCTTTTCTGAATTACAATGCGATGAAAACGGGTGGAACTTTTGTAAACTTGAACCAAATAAAGAAAGAGGAAGCTTTAGACCGATTATTATATAAGAATTTGTTGTTTTTTGGCGTGAAAAACAATCCTACATTGGTAGAAACCTATCCAATGATCGGTACATCTGTAACCGATAATTTTAGTGTTTCGGGTATCTCGTTATTACCTTCTAATGAAATTACACTTTTATTGGGTTACGATGCCAACAACCTTACAGAAAAGAAAATCCAGTTAGACGTCAAAAATCAAGCTATAGCAGAAATTAGTGTGGAGAAACTTTGGGCACAGAAAAAGATAGCCAATTTGGAGATTCAATATGAAAAAAATGCAGAAGCAATTGAAACCATGGGTAAGAAATATGGCATCATTACTCCAAATACGTCTTTAATTGTATTAGAAGATATTAACGATTATATTTTATATGATATTATTCCACCAGCAGAATTAAGAGAAGCGTTCGACAAAATAAAAAAGAACCAATTAGCAGAAAGAGAAGCCACAAAAAAGAGCAATTGGAACAATATAGACAGTTATTTTAATGGCTTGTCTACTTGGTGGAAAAAAGATATTAAATATGTGAAGCCGAAATATGAGAAACCTATAAGTGTAAAAAGAGAAACAAACGCAGCGATCATGAATGAAATTGAAGAAGAAGATTCAGGTT is a genomic window of Flavobacterium jumunjinense containing:
- a CDS encoding VIT domain-containing protein → MKKVILFLLFISQFVVGQNPQLTVKDKDSSLVRLSQLKVNVKVVGNIAYTTTEMHFFNAATRDMEAELLFPLPEGVSVSRYAIDINGKMREAVPVNKNKGKQVFEAIEHRRVDPGLLERVEGNNFKTRIYPILPNKERIVIIGYEQELTRYDASFLGYQMVSAYTKKIDHFELEVSVVGSNEKPIITNDGKEITIEKFNTIYQAKIQQKNYLPNDKLLVKIPITSAIPTVIAQANDNQYYFYANMNLETEKKAKALPKSIGLLWDVSLSSAKRDTKKELELLDAYFKKLGNVAVSLYFVGFTFDKKADFMITNGDWSALRSVLEKVMYDGGTRFSEISFPKNDEILFFTDGLSTLSDATLPETKQAVYTITSSVTADYAFLNYNAMKTGGTFVNLNQIKKEEALDRLLYKNLLFFGVKNNPTLVETYPMIGTSVTDNFSVSGISLLPSNEITLLLGYDANNLTEKKIQLDVKNQAIAEISVEKLWAQKKIANLEIQYEKNAEAIETMGKKYGIITPNTSLIVLEDINDYILYDIIPPAELREAFDKIKKNQLAEREATKKSNWNNIDSYFNGLSTWWKKDIKYVKPKYEKPISVKRETNAAIMNEIEEEDSGLQEVVVTGYRTQRRESVTQSSTTVVPPSVISVDNDNLEISEENDKSYKENNIENALSGQVAGVAVNQEQATDGVSNNSQSQRTVKTSSWNPDRVYLKALDKVAKEEKYPLYLQLREVNKNNPSFYFDVANHFYEAGDRANALLVLSTIAELDLENHQLYKSLLYLLRQWEANEMALHVAKKIVTWRAHEPQSHRDLALTLEDNKQYQEAFDALVTALETNYYGEMSGVYQGIEDIILMDINRMIATHKKINTGKLEKKYTEHIPVDVRIILNWNQMDTDIDLHIIEPTGEECYYSHTSTEIGARFSKDFTRGYGPEQYLLRNAIKGKYIIKTNFFGETKLTESGPATVMVEIYIKRKNGKIERTLQTIQLGKVKENQNLAEIEIE